The Thioalkalivibrio thiocyanodenitrificans ARhD 1 genome window below encodes:
- the hisA gene encoding 1-(5-phosphoribosyl)-5-[(5-phosphoribosylamino)methylideneamino]imidazole-4-carboxamide isomerase — MLVIPAIDLKDGKCVRLRQGKMDDATVFSDDPVEVAGRWLDAGARRLHVVDLDGAVSGEPRNAGIISEIVAKYPDLPVQVGGGIRDDDTVQVYLDAGVQWVIIGTKAVSAPHFVNDLCLEFPGRIIVGLDAKDGKVAIDGWSKLSNHDVVDMAMHFEQDGVAAIVYTDISRDGMMQGVNVDATVKLAQAVHVPVIASGGVTDLEDIRRLCAVSEEGIDGVIVGRALYEGTIDLAEAQKVADQ, encoded by the coding sequence ATGTTGGTGATACCGGCCATTGACCTCAAGGACGGCAAGTGCGTGCGTCTGCGTCAGGGCAAGATGGATGATGCGACCGTTTTTTCCGACGACCCGGTGGAAGTGGCCGGTCGCTGGCTGGATGCCGGGGCCCGGCGTCTGCACGTGGTGGATCTGGACGGTGCCGTCTCCGGTGAACCGCGTAACGCCGGCATCATCAGCGAGATTGTGGCGAAATACCCGGATCTGCCCGTGCAGGTGGGCGGCGGCATCCGCGACGACGATACAGTGCAGGTCTACCTGGATGCCGGCGTACAGTGGGTGATCATCGGCACCAAGGCGGTGAGCGCGCCGCATTTCGTCAATGACCTGTGCCTGGAATTCCCGGGGCGGATCATCGTCGGCCTGGATGCGAAGGACGGCAAGGTGGCCATCGACGGATGGTCCAAGCTGTCCAATCACGACGTGGTCGACATGGCCATGCACTTCGAGCAGGACGGGGTGGCCGCCATCGTCTATACCGACATCTCCCGCGACGGCATGATGCAGGGGGTGAACGTGGACGCCACCGTCAAACTTGCCCAGGCGGTGCATGTGCCGGTGATCGCCTCCGGCGGGGTCACCGATCTGGAGGATATCCGGCGCCTGTGCGCGGTCAGCGAGGAAGGCATCGACGGGGTGATCGTCGGCCGCGCCCTCTATGAAGGCACCATTGATCTTGCCGAGGCCCAGAAGGTCGCCGACCAATAG
- the hisF gene encoding imidazole glycerol phosphate synthase subunit HisF → MSLAKRIIPCLDVDRGRVVKGVNFVDIRDAGDPVEIARRYDAEGADEITFLDITASSDDRETMVHVVEEVASQVFIPLTVGGGIRRVEDIRRLLNAGADKVSINTAAVFNPDFVREAAERVGSQCIVVAIDAKRVSAPGEAPRWEIFTHGGRKPTGLDAVDWARRMVACGAGEILLTSMDRDGTKQGFDIELTRAVSDAVRVPVIASGGVGTLQHLVDGVTLGRADAVLAASIFHFGQHTVGEAKRFMADRGVEVRL, encoded by the coding sequence ATGAGTCTCGCGAAACGCATCATTCCCTGTCTCGACGTGGACCGTGGCCGTGTGGTCAAGGGGGTCAACTTCGTGGACATCCGCGACGCGGGCGATCCGGTGGAGATCGCCCGGCGCTACGATGCCGAGGGCGCAGACGAGATCACCTTCCTGGACATCACCGCGAGCAGCGACGATCGCGAGACCATGGTCCATGTGGTGGAGGAGGTGGCGTCCCAGGTGTTCATTCCGCTCACCGTCGGCGGCGGCATCCGTCGTGTCGAGGACATCCGCCGGCTGCTCAACGCGGGTGCCGACAAGGTGTCCATCAATACCGCCGCGGTGTTCAACCCGGATTTCGTGCGCGAGGCGGCCGAACGGGTGGGCTCGCAGTGCATCGTCGTGGCCATCGACGCCAAGCGGGTCTCAGCACCCGGCGAGGCGCCCCGCTGGGAGATCTTCACCCACGGCGGGCGCAAGCCCACGGGGCTGGACGCCGTGGACTGGGCCCGGCGCATGGTGGCCTGCGGTGCCGGCGAGATCCTGCTGACCAGCATGGACCGGGACGGCACCAAGCAGGGCTTTGACATCGAGCTGACCCGCGCCGTGTCCGACGCGGTACGCGTGCCCGTGATCGCCTCCGGCGGCGTGGGCACCCTCCAGCACCTGGTCGACGGGGTGACACTCGGGCGCGCCGATGCAGTATTGGCCGCCAGCATATTCCACTTCGGCCAGCACACGGTGGGCGAGGCCAAGCGCTTCATGGCGGATCGGGGGGTCGAGGTGCGCCTTTGA
- the hisI gene encoding phosphoribosyl-AMP cyclohydrolase translates to MSEDWLDTIHWNADGLIPVIAQETGTGKVLMLAWMNRESLERTLATGEAVYWSRSRRRLWHKGESSGNTQRVVQMRLDCDADTLLLEVEQHGGIACHTGRHNCFFHRYEDGGWRVVDPVLKDPEEMYGGTK, encoded by the coding sequence ATGTCCGAAGACTGGCTAGACACGATTCACTGGAACGCGGACGGTCTGATACCGGTGATCGCCCAGGAGACGGGTACGGGCAAGGTCCTGATGCTTGCCTGGATGAACCGTGAGTCCCTGGAGCGGACTCTGGCCACCGGGGAGGCCGTGTACTGGTCCCGCTCCCGCCGGCGCCTCTGGCACAAGGGCGAGAGTTCCGGCAACACTCAGCGGGTGGTGCAGATGCGGCTTGATTGCGACGCGGATACCCTGCTGCTGGAAGTGGAGCAGCATGGCGGCATTGCCTGTCACACGGGGCGTCACAACTGCTTCTTCCACCGCTACGAGGACGGGGGCTGGCGGGTGGTGGATCCGGTGTTGAAGGATCCCGAAGAGATGTACGGTGGCACCAAATGA
- a CDS encoding phosphoribosyl-ATP diphosphatase, whose product MNSDRILDELARVLESRKQAPPDSSYVAGLYAKGLDAILKKVGEEATETVVAAKNGNREQLVHETADLWFHCLVMLAHQGLGPDAVLAELGRRFGVSGIDEKAGRAAQT is encoded by the coding sequence ATGAACAGTGACCGGATTCTTGACGAATTGGCGAGGGTGCTGGAGAGCCGCAAGCAGGCGCCCCCGGACAGTTCCTATGTGGCCGGCCTGTATGCCAAGGGCCTTGATGCCATCCTCAAGAAGGTCGGAGAGGAGGCCACCGAGACCGTGGTGGCCGCCAAGAACGGGAACCGGGAACAGCTGGTCCACGAGACAGCGGACCTGTGGTTCCATTGCCTGGTCATGCTGGCGCACCAGGGGCTGGGACCGGACGCCGTGCTTGCCGAACTGGGGCGGCGCTTCGGGGTTTCGGGTATCGACGAGAAGGCCGGCCGGGCCGCGCAGACATAA
- the tatA gene encoding twin-arginine translocase TatA/TatE family subunit, with product MGIGGISIWQLLIILVIVILLFGTKKLRNMGGDIGSAIKNFRKSVRDGDGDDDAEGGNGDNAERREVEDQTEGRVIDAEVKKESGSKDEKRQA from the coding sequence ATGGGTATCGGTGGCATCAGCATCTGGCAGCTCCTGATCATTCTGGTGATCGTCATTCTTCTGTTCGGCACCAAGAAGCTGCGCAACATGGGCGGCGACATCGGCAGCGCCATCAAGAACTTCCGCAAGTCCGTCCGGGACGGCGATGGCGATGACGACGCAGAGGGCGGCAACGGGGACAACGCCGAGCGCCGGGAAGTGGAAGACCAGACGGAAGGACGCGTTATCGACGCCGAGGTCAAGAAGGAATCCGGCTCCAAGGACGAGAAACGCCAGGCCTGA
- the tatB gene encoding Sec-independent protein translocase protein TatB: MFDIGFWEILIILLVALLVVGPDRLPGLAREVGLWVRKLRSFATSVRSDIEQEFQTEELRKLLNEQNREIDQLKNLMKDTEDALRSTEENLQSEMKETSYLVKSIENEVKGETESSAGGDFESEAAEHVKRRQAGAPEGPGGGPDAAETPPARKDRDDPQT; encoded by the coding sequence ATGTTCGACATCGGCTTCTGGGAAATCCTCATCATTCTGCTGGTGGCCCTGCTGGTCGTGGGGCCCGACCGGCTGCCCGGCCTCGCCCGGGAGGTGGGCTTGTGGGTGCGCAAGCTGAGGAGTTTTGCCACCAGTGTGCGCTCGGATATCGAGCAGGAATTCCAGACCGAGGAACTGCGCAAGCTGCTCAATGAGCAGAACAGGGAGATCGACCAGTTAAAGAACCTGATGAAGGACACGGAAGATGCCCTGCGCAGCACCGAGGAGAACCTTCAAAGTGAAATGAAGGAGACCTCCTACCTGGTGAAGTCCATCGAGAACGAGGTCAAGGGCGAAACCGAATCCTCCGCCGGCGGCGACTTCGAGTCCGAGGCCGCCGAGCACGTGAAGCGTCGCCAGGCCGGCGCCCCGGAAGGGCCCGGTGGCGGACCGGACGCCGCCGAGACACCTCCCGCCCGCAAGGACCGTGATGACCCCCAGACCTGA
- the tatC gene encoding twin-arginine translocase subunit TatC: MTPRPEQPDAEGSQGEGTLLSHLFELRNRLLRIVLAILVVFLAMFPFANQIYTLLAGPLMAHLPEGSSMIAIEVAAPFLIPFKLVLLLAVVLTIPYLLYQLWGFVAPGLYRHEKRMAVPLVVSSTLLFYAGMAFAYFVVFPLIFAFFIGTAPEGVAVMTDIGRYLDFVILLFLAFGIAFEMPVATILLVSMGATTPEKLSQKRPYVIIGVFVIGMVLTPPDIISQTLLALPMWLLFEIGLMLSRVMLRRREKEAAQAAADEGGGWSQDDLDEGAARSGSKPGPKPGPKPGPAPAGAAAAGAGSSPATDGEDAYRPLSEEEMDAELDRLEGEQARGWRAPEAQDAGDGEPDDDGSTGDASGSKDAEGGPDEDGPTRKD; the protein is encoded by the coding sequence ATGACCCCCAGACCTGAGCAGCCGGACGCCGAAGGCTCCCAGGGGGAAGGGACGCTGCTGAGCCACCTGTTCGAGTTGCGCAACCGGCTGTTGCGCATCGTGCTGGCGATCCTGGTGGTGTTCCTGGCGATGTTCCCGTTCGCCAACCAGATCTACACGCTGCTCGCCGGGCCGCTCATGGCGCATCTGCCGGAAGGCAGCAGCATGATCGCCATCGAGGTGGCGGCCCCATTCCTGATCCCCTTCAAGCTGGTGCTGCTGCTCGCGGTGGTGCTGACCATTCCCTACCTGCTCTACCAGTTGTGGGGTTTCGTGGCGCCGGGGCTGTATCGCCATGAGAAGCGCATGGCGGTGCCGTTGGTGGTCTCCAGCACACTCCTCTTCTACGCGGGCATGGCCTTCGCCTATTTCGTGGTCTTCCCGCTGATCTTCGCCTTCTTTATCGGCACCGCCCCGGAAGGGGTGGCGGTGATGACCGATATCGGCCGTTACCTGGATTTCGTCATCCTGCTGTTTCTTGCCTTCGGCATCGCCTTCGAGATGCCGGTGGCCACCATCCTGCTGGTTTCCATGGGCGCCACTACGCCGGAGAAACTGTCGCAGAAGCGCCCCTACGTGATCATCGGCGTGTTCGTCATCGGCATGGTGCTCACCCCGCCGGACATCATCTCCCAGACCCTGCTGGCGCTGCCCATGTGGCTGCTGTTCGAGATCGGGCTGATGCTCTCGCGCGTGATGCTGCGCCGCCGGGAAAAGGAGGCGGCCCAGGCGGCCGCCGACGAGGGCGGCGGCTGGAGCCAGGACGATCTGGATGAGGGCGCGGCACGGTCCGGTTCGAAACCCGGACCGAAACCCGGACCGAAACCAGGACCGGCTCCGGCCGGTGCCGCGGCGGCGGGCGCCGGATCCTCCCCGGCGACGGACGGGGAGGATGCGTACCGCCCGCTGAGCGAAGAGGAGATGGACGCCGAGCTGGACCGCCTGGAAGGGGAACAGGCCCGCGGCTGGCGCGCCCCGGAAGCACAGGATGCCGGGGACGGGGAACCGGACGATGACGGCAGCACCGGGGATGCATCCGGAAGTAAGGATGCCGAGGGCGGGCCTGACGAAGACGGGCCCACCCGCAAGGACTGA